Proteins from one Setaria italica strain Yugu1 chromosome V, Setaria_italica_v2.0, whole genome shotgun sequence genomic window:
- the LOC101755705 gene encoding ADP,ATP carrier protein 1, chloroplastic — translation MESLALHHARLAALPPRAGLRLPLPRPRAASFSPAAAKPAALHPPLLLSRGPFLPGRDAVLGNVFLKRRSGAGSGGVPRGAPQAAAAAAAVPAPQPEEATKKFLGIDVKTLKKIVPLGLMFFCILFNYTILRDTKDVLVVTAKGSSAEIIPFLKTWVNLPMAIGFMLLYTKLSNVLSRDALFYTVIFPFIAFFGAFAFVLYPLRDVIHPTALADKLLAALGPSFLGPVAILRIWSFCLFYVMAELWGSVVISVLFWGFANQITTVDEAKEFYPLFGLGANIALIFSGRTVKYFSNLRKTLGPGIDGWEVSLKGMMSIVVLLGLVITSIYWGVNKFVLNDPSLPKSDRKKKKEKPKLGMKESLKVLLSSRYVRDLATLVVAYGISINLVEVTWKSKLKAQFPSPNEYSSFMGDFSTATGIATFTMMLLGRIILRKFGWGVAAMITPTVLLLTGVGFFSLILFGQPLTPMLATMGMTPLLAAVYVGAMQNIFSKSAKYSLFDPCKEMAYIPLDEDMKVKGKAAIDVVCNPLGKSGGALIQQFMILAFGSLANSTPYLGGILLVIVLAWLGAASSLDKQFSSLAKEDLKEKAAQEKVEPSLLKAPAEDTDVLVEQTNGSLKGETESSPSNSSPIQ, via the exons ATGGAGtcgctcgccctccaccacgcCAGGCTCGCCGCGCTCCCTCCCCGCGCGGGCCTGCGCCTCCCGCTCCCGCgtccgcgcgccgcctccttctcccccGCCGCGGCGAAGCCCGCCGCACTCCACCCCCCGCTCCTCTTGTCGAGGGGCCCCTTCCTCCCGGGCCGCGATGCGGTCCTGGGGAACGTGTTCCTGAAGAGGAGGTCCGGCGCTGGTAGCGGTGGCGTGCCCCGCGGCGCGCCtcaggcggcggccgcggccgcggcggtgccggcgccgcagcCGGAGGAGGCCACCAAGAAGTTCCTCGGCATCGACGTGAAGACGCTCAAGAAGATCGTGCCTCTGGGCCTCATGTTCTTCTGCATCCTCTTCAACTACACCATCCTGCGGGACACCAAGGACGTGCTGGTGGTCACCGCCAAGGGGAGCAGCGCCGAGATCATCCCCTTCCTCAAGACCTGGGTCAACCTGCCCATGGCCATCGGCTTCATGCTGCTCTACACCAAGCTCTCCAACGTCCTCTCCAGGGACGCGCTCTTCTACACCGTCATCTTCCCCTTCATCGCCTTCTTCGGCGCCTTCGCCTTCGTGCTCTACCCGCTCAGGGATGTCATCCATCCCACCGCGCTCGCCGACAAGCTTCTGGCCGCGCTCGGCCCCAGCTTCCTTGGCCCCGTGGCGATATTGAGGATTTGGAGCTTCTGCTTGTTCTATGTCATGGCCGAGCTCTGGGGCAGCGTCGTCATCTCGGTCCTCTTCTGGGGATTCGCCAATCAG attACCACAGTTGATGAAGCAAAAGAATTTTATCCTTTATTTGGCCTTGGGGCAAATATTGCCCTTATCTTTTCTGGGCGTACTGTGAAGTATTTCTCAAATCTGCGCAAGACATTAGGTCCTGGAATTGATGGTTGGGAGGTATCTTTGAAAGGAATGATGAGCATAGTGGTACTTCTCGGACTTGTCATAACTTCCATCTATTGGGGAGTGAACAAGTTTGTTTTGAATGATCCTTCACTTCCCAAGTCTGATCGTAAGAAGAAAAAG GAAAAACCTAAGCTTGGCATGAAAGAGAGTCTGAAGGTTCTGCTTTCCTCGAGGTATGTGAGGGACCTAGCTACCTTAGTGGTTGCTTATGGCATTAGTATCAATCTTGTGGAAGTCACCTGGAAATCAAAACTCAAGGCACAG TTCCCCAGTCCAAATGAATACTCATCTTTCATGGGCGATTTCTCAACTGCAACTGGAATTGCAACTTTCACAATGATGCTGTTAGGCCGAATTATACTCCGAAAATTCGGATGGGGTGTGGCTGCAATGATCACCCCCACAGTTCTGTTGCTGACTGGTGTTGGCTTCTTCTCTCTTATTTTGTTTGGACAGCCACTGACTCCTATGCTTGCCACAATGGGCATGACCCCCCTACTGGCAGCTGTTTATGTGGGCGCCATGCAGAACATATTTAGCAAGAGTGCAAAGTATAGTTTATTTGACCCGTGCAAGGAAATGGCATATATTCCTTTGGATGAAGATATGAAG GTAAAAGGAAAGGCGGCCATTGATGTTGTTTGCAACCCACTGGGCAAGTCTGGTGGTGCGCTTATCCAACAATTCATGATCCTGGCATTCGGTTCCTTGGCAAACTCGACTCCATACCTCGGCGGCATACTGCTGGTCATTGTTCTCGCGTGGCTAGGCGCGGCAAGCTCATTGGACAAGCAATTCTCGAGCTTGGCCAAGGAAGACCTTAAGGAGAAGGCCGCCCAAGAGAAAGTGGAACCCTCATTGCTCAAGGCGCCTGCTGAGGACACTGACGTACTGGTGGAGCAAACAAATGGATCTCTAAAGGGAGAAACCGAGAGCTCGCCATCAAACTCCTCGCCTATTCAATAG
- the LOC101755298 gene encoding uncharacterized protein LOC101755298: protein MHARDIMHRPPNRKFSPRTKCAYKHILFIPTTKRKAKKKEEENPLNPQEMQRFNLAGQQPKTVSLVSIKGLAAQNLSPKQAKPILRSPSRIKPHLTPPMADHPLTGEHHPSPASSAATALGTLLLLPSELLHEILLRLAVPELLRVRSVARPLSSLISSPDFRRLYHLSSASSGPGPAAAWLLLFKKLPPRDAAIRGFHGPSGRWFRIPVSAILAPAVPPGEDLYFLAASGSSFLFAANGRRELVVVDLTARAARRLPPSPLGPRGTSSWRRFGLKLVADPPGSNRFRFLFAELVNNTPFLFEYRSETDTWQQSEAVLAEGAAPAAPDGTFLCAAHVGPDCVMVYSGPGADGDRPVFFRPRFPNAAAAAGHGDRLHVYGDGSAAVVRSVAVDDPMSRTRVKVVTGVELYGFGSVGGDWELVASVPGELVEGFRKPYAVMTGLLAEREGVVRLVLISNCRGAWDLVWLSYDRSRREWRWVPVPDWGGSKGLNMAGMAVSSTFSRLWPLAAPPPPPSSSSSSHQ, encoded by the exons ATGCATGCTAGGGATATCATGCACCGTCCACCAAATAGAAAATTTTCACCTAGAACAAAGTGTGCCTACAAGCACATCCTTTTCATCCCAACCACAAAACGGAaagccaaaaagaaagaagaagaaaatcccCTTAATCCCCAAGAAATGCAGAGATTTAACTTAGCAGGTCAACAACCAAAAACCGTATCTCTAGTCTCTATAAAAGGGCTGGCGGCGCAAAACTTGTCCCCCAAACAAGCGAAGCCCATCCTCCGATCCCCAAGCAGAATTAAACCTCACCTAACCCCTCCCATGGCCGATCACCCCCTCACCGGCGAGCACCACCCCTCACCGGCGAGCTCGGCGGCCACGGCCCTGggcacgctgctgctgctcccgtCGGAGCTCCTCCAcgagatcctcctccgcctcgccgtcccGGAGCTCCTCCGTGTGCGCTCCGTGGCGCGCCCGCTCTCCAGCCTCATCTCCTCCCCGGACTTCCGCCGCCTCTACCACCTCTCCTCGGCGTCGTCGGgccccggcccggccgccgcgTGGCTGCTCCTCTTCAAGAAGCTCCCGCCCCGCGACGCCGCCATCCGGGGCTTCCACGGGCCCTCGGGGCGGTGGTTCCGCATCCCGGTCTCGGCCATCCTCGCCCCCGCCGTGCCGCCCGGCGAGGACCTCTACTTCCTCGCGGCCTCCGGCAGCTCCTTCCTGTTCGCCGCCAACGGGCGCCGCGAGCTCGTAGTCGTCGACCtcaccgcgcgcgccgcgcgccggctcccgCCGTCCCCGCTCGGGCCACGCGGCACCTCCTCCTGGCGCCGCTTCGGCCTCAAGCTCGTCGCCGATCCCCCCGGATCGAACCGGTTTAG GTTTCTGTTTGCTGAGCTGGTGAACAACACGCCATTCCTCTTCGAGTACCGGTCGGAGACCGACACGTGGCAGCAATCGGAGGCTGTCCTGGCCGAGGGGGCTGCGCCGGCGGCCCCCGACGGCACCTTCCTCTGCGCAGCGCACGTCGGGCCGGACTGCGTGATGGTGTACTCCGGCCCGGGCGCGGACGGCGACCGCCCGGTCTTCTTCCGCCCCCGGTTCCCGAacgctgccgcggcggcggggcacggGGACCGGCTGCACGTGTACGGCGATGGGAGCGCGGCCGTGGTGCGGTCGGTGGCGGTCGACGACCCGATGAGCCGGACACGGGTGAAGGTGGTGACGGGCGTGGAGCTGTACGGGTTCGGGTCCGTCGGCGGCGACTGGGAGCTGGTGGCGAGCGTGCCCGGCGAGCTGGTGGAGGGGTTCCGGAAGCCGTACGCGGTGATGACGGGGCTGCTGGCGGAGCGGGAGGGCGTGGTCCGGCTGGTGCTCATCTCCAACTGCCGGGGCGCGTGGGACCTGGTGTGGCTGTCGTACGACCGCTCGCGCCGGGAGTGGCGGTGGGTGCCCGTGCCGGACTGGGGCGGCAGCAAGGGGCTCAACATGGCCGGCATGGCCGTCTCCTCCACCTTCTCCCGCCTCtggccgctcgccgcgccgccgccgccgccgtccagcagcagcagcagccaccagTGA
- the LOC101756107 gene encoding probable splicing factor 3A subunit 1: protein MGNPILTLPAPEGDGGDADQQQQAPPPSPPPGAKAAPPATVATHTRTIGIIHPPPDIRVIIEKTATFVAKNGPEFERRIISHNQGNAKFNFLQPSDPYHAYYQHRVAEIAAAPPGADAPAGTEPDADPADAPAAAPVDGAAAPADGASADAKADHSAPFRVAPPPKVLVPPKAELYTVRLPEGITGEELDIIKLTAQFVARNGKNFLTSLAQRESTNMQFHFIRPTHSMFPFFTALTDAYSRVLRPEEGVPGLLKELREGSKDLTTVLERCLNRLEWDRSQEQAKQQAEDEIEQERMQMSMIDWHDFVVVETIEFADDEYEGLPVPPTLEELKRRKRMQNLGEEEAMELAEPAKEVEMDMDEEEMQLVEEGMRAARLEENDGGAQVKVAGDDEAPMRIVKNYKRPEERIPAERDPTKFVVSPITGELIPISEMEEHMRISLIDPKYKEQKERMLAKIKETTLAPDDEISRNIVGLARTRPDIFGTTEEEVSNAVKAEIEKKKDEQPKQVIWDGHSGSIGRTATHALSQPQGGEEQFDASNVDGRPVPGPAPLVRPGMPLPRPPQPLPLANVPRFIAPPAPYPPPPGSHIPGVPQMMPHMHPPPQQIPGQPPMMRMPGQMVHMPTSIPPPPGQVQFMPGPPRSFPMHPPPHMPPMVNPIGVPQPPAPPLPPQPPAEEQPPPPDEPEPKRQRTDDASLIPAEQFLAQHPGPASISVSVPNLDEGNLRGQVLQIPVQSLSDTVGSLKEQIAGELQLPANKQKLSVRTSFLKDNLTLAYYNVGPGVVINLTLRERGGRKK, encoded by the exons atggGCAACCCCATCCTGACCCTCCCCGCGCcggagggcgacggcggcgacgccgaccagcagcagcaggcgccgccTCCGTCTCCCCCTCCCGGCGCGAAGGCGGCCCCCCCGGCGACGGTAGCAACCCACACGCGCACCATCGGCATCATCCACCCTCCGCCCGATATCCGCGTTATCATCGAGAAGACGGCCACCTTCGTCGCCAAGAACGGGCCCGAGTTCGAGCGCCGCATCATCTCCCACAACCAGGGCAACGCCAAGTTCAACTTCCTCCAGCCCTCCGACCCCTACCACGCCTACTACCAGCACCGCGTCGCCGagatcgccgccgcgccgcctggcGCCGACGCCCCCGCGGGCACCGAGCCTGACGCGGATCCCGCCGACGCTCCAGCAGCGGCCCCGGTCGACGGCGCCGCTGCACCCGCAGATGGCGCCTCGGCGGACGCGAAGGCAGACCACTCCGCGCCCTTccgcgtggcgccgccgcccaaggtgCTGGTGCCGCCCAAGGCGGAGCTGTACACGGTGCGGCTGCCCGAGGGTATCACAGGGGAGGAGCTGGACATAATCAAGCTGACCGCGCAGTTTGTGGCGCGGAACGGGAAGAACTTCTTGACGAGCCTGGCGCAGCGCGAGAGCACCAACATGCAGTTCCACTTCATCCGGCCTACTCACAGCATGTTCCCATTCTTCACGGCGCTCACGGACGCATACTCCAGGGTGCTTAGGCCGGAAGAAGGGGTGCCTGGGCTGCTAAAGGAGCTGAGAGAGGGTTCAAAGGACCTTACTACAGTGCTGGAGAGATGCCTGAACCGGTTGGAGTGGGATCGGTCGCAGGAGCAGGCGAAGCAGCAGGCAGAGGATGAGATCGAGCAGGAACGGATGCAGATGTCAATGATTGACTGGCAtgattttgttgttgttgagaCAATTGAATTTGCAGATGATGAGTACGAGGGACTTCCTGTGCCACCTACATTAGAGGAGTTGAAGCGCCGGAAGAGGATGCAGAACTTGGGAGAGGAGGAAGCGATGGAATTGGCTGAACCTGCTAAGGAAGTTGAGATGGATATGGATGAAGAGGAGATGCAACTTGTTGAGGAAGGAATGCGGGCAGCAAGACTTGAGGAGAATGatggaggagcacaagttaaggtggctggtgatgatgaggcaCCTATGAGGATTGTCAAGAACTACAAGAGGCCTGAAGAGAGGATCCCTGCGGAGAGAGACCCAACCAAGTTTGTTGTCTCACCGATAACTGGGGAGCTCATTCCCATCAGCGAGATGGAGGAGCACATGCGCATCTCACTCATTGATCCTAAGTACAAGGAGCAGAAAGAGAGGATGTTGGCCAAGATTAAGGAGACCACCCTTGCACCGGATGATGAGATTTCACGGAACATTGTTGGTCTTGCTCGCACTCGTCCAGATATTTTTGGGACCACCGAGGAAGAGGTCTCTAATGCTGTCAAGGCAGAAAttgagaagaaaaaggatgagcAGCCGAAGCAGGTTATTTGGGATGGTCATTCTGGTAGCATTGGTCGGACTGCTACTCATGCACTGTCACAGCCTCAGGGTGGCGAGGAACAGTTTGATGCTTCAAATGTTGATGGGAGACCTGTTCCTGGTCCAGCTCCACTTGTCCGACCTGGCATGCCATTGCCCCGACCTCCTCAGCCACTTCCTCTTGCTAATGTTCCTCGCTTTATCGCTCCACCAGCACCGTATCCCCCTCCCCCAGGTTCTCATATTCCTGGAGTTCCGCAGATGATGCCTCACATGCATCCACCTCCACAACAGATACCAGGGCAGCCACCGATGATGAGGATGCCAGGCCAAATGGTTCATATGCCCACCAGTATTCCTCCGCCTCCTGGTCAGGTTCAGTTCATGCCTGGTCCACCACGCTCATTTCCTATGCACCCACCACCGCACATGCCACCCATGGTCAATCCCATTGGTGTCCCTCAGCCTCCTGCACCGCCTCTTCCTCCGCAGCCTCCTGCTGAAGAGCAGCCACCTCCACCTGATGAACCAGAACCTAAGAGGCAGAGAACAGATGATGCTTCTCTTATCCCAGCAGAGCAGTTCCTTGCTCAGCATCCG GGCCCTGCTAGCATCTCAGTATCTGTACCCAACCTTGATGAAGGGAACTTGCGAGGCCAAGTTTTGCAAATTCCTGTCCAATCACTGTCAGACACGGTAGGCAGTCTGAAGGAGCAGATTGCTGGAGAGCTGCAGCTCCCTGCAAATAAGCAGAAGCTGAGTGTGAGGACTAGTTTCCTCAAAGACAATCTTACTCTTGCTTACTACAATGTGGGTCCTGGAGTTGTGATCAATCTCACACTGAGGGAGCGTGGTGGGAGAAAGAAATGA